In the genome of Polaribacter atrinae, one region contains:
- a CDS encoding enoyl-ACP reductase FabI, producing the protein MYNLLKGKKGIIFGALNENSIAWKTAQRAYEEGAEFVLTNAPASIRMGELDVLAKNTNSQIIPADATSIEDLENLIEKSMEILGGKIDFVLHSIGMSVNVRKKKAYTDPNYDFTQKGWDVSAVSFHKVLNVLYHKKAMNEWGSIVALTYMAAQRVFPDYNDMADNKAYLESIARSFGYYFGRDFKVRVNTISQSPTPTTAGNGVKGFDGFINFSEKMSPLGNASAADCADYTISLFSDLTKKVTLQNLFHDGGFSNMGVSDAVMDKFE; encoded by the coding sequence ATGTACAACTTATTAAAAGGAAAAAAAGGAATTATTTTTGGTGCTTTAAATGAAAACTCTATTGCTTGGAAAACGGCACAAAGAGCTTATGAAGAAGGTGCTGAGTTTGTGTTAACCAATGCGCCAGCTTCCATAAGAATGGGGGAGTTAGATGTTTTGGCAAAGAACACAAATTCTCAAATTATCCCTGCAGATGCAACTTCAATCGAAGATTTAGAAAACTTAATAGAAAAATCTATGGAGATTCTAGGTGGTAAAATTGACTTTGTTTTGCACTCCATCGGTATGTCTGTAAATGTTAGAAAAAAGAAAGCATATACAGATCCAAATTATGATTTTACTCAGAAAGGGTGGGATGTTTCTGCAGTTTCTTTTCATAAAGTTTTAAATGTTTTATATCATAAAAAAGCAATGAATGAGTGGGGTTCTATCGTTGCCTTAACTTATATGGCGGCACAAAGAGTGTTTCCAGATTACAATGATATGGCAGATAATAAAGCCTATTTAGAGTCTATTGCACGTAGTTTTGGGTATTATTTTGGTAGAGATTTTAAAGTGAGGGTAAACACCATTTCTCAGTCTCCAACACCAACTACGGCCGGAAACGGTGTAAAAGGTTTCGACGGATTTATCAATTTTTCAGAAAAAATGAGCCCTTTAGGAAATGCATCTGCGGCAGATTGTGCAGATTATACCATTTCGTTATTTTCGGATTTAACAAAGAAAGTAACGTTGCAAAACTTATTTCATGATGGTGGATTTTCTAACATGGGCGTTAGTGATGCCGTTATGGACAAATTTGAGTAA